CCTCCGCGGGCGTCATCTCCCGATCGGAATCGAGGGGGACGAACGTGTCCTCGTCGGGCTCGAGCCCGACGTACTCGATCGTCGGCGCGCTCTCGTCCGTGGCGGACCGCCCCTTCAGCATCGTCAGGTCGTGGATCCCGATCGCGCCCTTCGCGCGCTTGCGGCCCATCGTCGCGTGGAGCTTCTCCTGCAGTTGGATGAGCGACTCGAGGGCCTCCTCGTCGAGATCGACGTCGCGGATCACGGCGCCGGTCACGTACGGCCGCTCGTCGGGGACCGACTCGTCGACCTCGATGGTCCAGTCCGCCGAGTTCGTCGAGGGGACGTGGACCCCGCGCGAGTCGCCGTAGTGGTAGCGCATCGAGCGCGCCACGCCCTCGACGGAGAGCCGGTCGAGGCGGTCGGGCGCGAACTCGAGTTCGAACTCGCCGTCCTCGGTGCGCCCCTCGAACTCGAGGCCGAGGCCGAACAGGTCGTCTTTGAGTTCGTCGTCGCTCTTCTCCTCGCGACCGGTCAGGTCGCGCAGTTCGTCGGGATCGATGTCGACGGTGGGCATCAGTAGGTCACCTCAGCGTTCCGCAGGAACTCGAGATCGGCGAGCGTGCCGTGGAGGTCGCGGATGTCCTCCGCGCCGGTGGTCAGCATGGCGAGTCGCTCGAGGGCCAGTCCCCAGGCCATGACGTCGCAGTCGACGCCGAGCGGCTCTAACATCTCCTCGCGGAAGATGCCGGAGTTACCGATCTCGATCAGTTCGCCCGTCGTGGGGTGGGTGCCGAACAGCTCGAAGCTCGGTTCGGTGTAGGGGTTGTAGTGGGGTTTGAATTGGATGTCCTCGATGCCGAACTGGGCGTAGAACTCCTCGAAGGTGCCCATGAGATCTCGCACCGAGAGGTCCTCGGCCATCACCCAGCCCTCGATCTGGTAGAACTCGAGCAGGTGGGTCGCGTCGAGCGTGTCGTTGCGGTAGGCCTTCTCGACGCTGAAGAACCGCGCCGGCGGCTCGATCTCGCCGATCTGGGTCCCGGAGAGGTAGCGCGTCGACAGCGAGGTCGTGTGTCCGCGTAACGCGAGCGCGCGGGCGAACTCTTCGTCCCACGGGGAGTGGTAGCCCTCGCTGTCCTCGCCCAGTCCCTCGCGGTGGACGCGCTCGACGTCCGCGACGAGGTCTTCCGGCAACTCGTCGATGTGGCTGGGCTGTTCCATGGCGAAGCGGTCCCAGTGGGTCCGCGCCGGGTGGTCCTGGGGCATGAACAGGCAGTCGTTGATCCAGAAGTCCGCGTCGACGTGGGGGCCGTCCATCTCCTGGAAGCCCATCCCGACGAGGACGTCCTTGACGCGCTCGGACATCTGGCGCAGGACGTGGACCGTCCCGCTCTCGATCTCCTCGGCGTCGGCCTCGACGTTGTACTCGGCGAACTCGACGTCCTCCCAGTCGCCGTCTTCTCGCGGCCCCTGGCCGCTCGAATGGTCGGCGAAGCGTTGCTTCGCCCAACTGGTCAGCAGTTCGGGCGTCACCTGTCCGACCGTCTCGGCGGTCTCGATGCCGGCCATCAGCTCCGTGACGGCGCGGTCGGTCAGACGGATCTCGCGGACGGTCGACTCCCGGCGCTCGAGCAGGCCGCGACGCTCGAGCTGGTCGAGCGTCTCCGAATCGACGGCGACGCTATCGACGGCCGCCTCGTCGGCGCCGGAAAGCGTCTCGAGCGCGTTCGCCTCGGCGTCCGCCGACGGATCGGCGTCCGCATCGGCCGTGATCTCGCCGCTGTCGATCGTGCCGTACCCCTTGCGGGCGTAGTTCGAGAGAGCGATGTCGACCCCTGTACCCTCGAGTCCCGAGGCGCCGATGACTCGCCCCATCTGGACGGCCTCCTCGTCGGCGCCGGCCTCGAGGGCGGCCTCGTAGAGCGCGATTTCGGGTAGTTCGTCGCTCGCGTAGTCGGCGCCCTCCTCGGTGAGCGCCACCGTTTCGTCGACGCGTTCCTCGATTTCGACCAGACCCTCGTCCTCGAGCTCGAACGCCGCCCCGGTGACGGTTTCGGGCGGGAGGTCGGCTCGCTCGGCGAGCGCGTCGACGGACGTTGCTTCGTCCGCGCTCGCGGCCTCCAAGACCGCGACCTGTTGTGCTGGAAGTTGCATTCGCTTGTTCGTATGGCTGCGTGTCGGTCAGTTAGCGGTTCCGATACCATACCGCCCGCCGGATCGTCCGGGCGGGCGCACAGAACGGCCGGTTTCGCCGCGAGCACCCGTTACGGTCGCTCGCGGCTCCACTGGTCCGGGTTCACCGGGCGAAGAAGAAGCCGAATCCCGATCGCAGTCGCTGTGACTGTTCGGCGACACCGCCACCGTCGTGGGATTCGGTTGCCATACGCGATTAGACTCAGTTCCGAGCCAAAAACGTTGTGATACGATCACTCACACCACGACGCGGCCACCGTGACTCGGCGATCCGACGGCGCTCCCGCTCAGTCGTTCGAGAGCCGCGTCGTCTCGAGGCGGCCGCTGTCGACCCACTCGAAGCCCGACTGCTCGGCGCTGGCCGTCGTCTCGGGGACGGCCGCGGGATCGAACTCGTCGGCGAACTCGATACGCGTCTCGCAGGGGCCGCTCGCGGGCAGTTCCGGGAGGAAGTCGTCGTCCTCGAGGAGCCCCTCGACGTCGACGGCGCCGCCGGCGCCCAGCGCGACGCCGAGCGCGCGGTAGCGGTCGTTCTCCGTGGCGAACGCCTCGCCCGCGCCGAAGGAGTCGTTGGTCACGCGAGTCGTCTTCGTGGTTCCCGAGAGCGTGCCGAACCCGTCGTCAGACGAATTATCCTCGTCCTCGGTCTCGCTCTCGTCGTCGCCGTCGGTATCGCATCGATCCTCTCTCCCCGCCGCTCGCTCGCGCTCCGTCTCGAGGATCGAATCGGCGACGTCCCGCGGCGACGCGCCGGCGCTCGAGTCGTCGTCGCGAACCCGCGAGACGGTCGGCGACCCGCCCCGGAGTTCGAGCCCGCCGGCCGCCGTCGACGGCGCCGACGTGGCTGTCGTCGATTGTGACTCCCGAGCCGACTCGCTCGCGTCGGTCGGGGTGTCGTCGGTTCGTGGCGTCGAGGGGCGTTCGAGTTCGGGTTCGGCTTCGTCGATGAGCGACGCGACCGAGTCCCGCCCGTCGTCGGACGCCGCCGCTTCCGTCTCGACGGCGCTGGCGAGGGGACCCGAGCGCCGTTCGGCGCGCTCGAGCGCCCACGTCGGCCACGGATCCGACTCGGTCGCGTCCGCCGGGTCGATCCCGCCGTCGGGGTCCTCGGGCACGTACGCCTCGAGGTCGTGTTTCGGCAATAGTGGCCGATCGAACGCCGAAATCCGCTCGCCGTAGCGATCGCGAAGCGCCTCGAGCTCCCCGTCCTCGACCAGCGCGGCCCGCCAGCGGTCGACGCCCGCTGAGAGGAGGACGACGGTCGCGTCGGTGCCCGCGAGCAGGCGCTCGTCGACCGCCCGCAGGATGGCGGGCAGGTTGTCGTCGGCCAGCGGCGTTCGCGGGTAGGCGACCGTCGCCTCACGTTTGCGACCGTTCGGATCCGTCGCGGCGAGTTCCAGCCGGTCGCGGCCGTTCTCGGTCGGCCCCGTTCGCGTCCACTCGAACGACCAACCGATCGCGTCGAAGACGGCCTCGAGTTCCCGTCCCAGTGCCCGCTGGGCGTAGCGCGCCGAGCAGGTCAGCCCGCGGTCGCTCCGGCAGACGAGCTGGCGCACCGTCGCCGTCCGGTCGCGCGCGTCCGCGAGGACGTCCGAAAGGATCGACTCGAGGGTGCGCTCCTCCTGACCGGGCGGGACCGCGGTGCGGTACTCCCGACGCTGGGCGCGGACGTCGTCGGGCGTGACGCCGAAGGAGCCGAGGACGTCGGCGCAGACGACGACGTCCCGGTCCGGATCGTCGGCGCGACCGG
This portion of the Haloterrigena gelatinilytica genome encodes:
- the pheS gene encoding phenylalanine--tRNA ligase subunit alpha translates to MQLPAQQVAVLEAASADEATSVDALAERADLPPETVTGAAFELEDEGLVEIEERVDETVALTEEGADYASDELPEIALYEAALEAGADEEAVQMGRVIGASGLEGTGVDIALSNYARKGYGTIDSGEITADADADPSADAEANALETLSGADEAAVDSVAVDSETLDQLERRGLLERRESTVREIRLTDRAVTELMAGIETAETVGQVTPELLTSWAKQRFADHSSGQGPREDGDWEDVEFAEYNVEADAEEIESGTVHVLRQMSERVKDVLVGMGFQEMDGPHVDADFWINDCLFMPQDHPARTHWDRFAMEQPSHIDELPEDLVADVERVHREGLGEDSEGYHSPWDEEFARALALRGHTTSLSTRYLSGTQIGEIEPPARFFSVEKAYRNDTLDATHLLEFYQIEGWVMAEDLSVRDLMGTFEEFYAQFGIEDIQFKPHYNPYTEPSFELFGTHPTTGELIEIGNSGIFREEMLEPLGVDCDVMAWGLALERLAMLTTGAEDIRDLHGTLADLEFLRNAEVTY